Proteins encoded together in one Streptomyces umbrinus window:
- a CDS encoding MFS transporter: MSVPAAPLDAPPGQPKKAATAAWIGSALEYYDFFIYGSAAALIFPEVFFDESDPATATLLSLATFGVAYAARPVGALFLGHFGDKVGRKKIMVFTLILMGLSTFLIGCLPTRDQVGTLAPVLLVICRVLQGISAAGEQASANSMSLEHAPANKRGFFTSFTLSGTQGGQLLATLVFIPVAALPEDQLLSWGWRVPFWMSIAVAVVGYVIRRTLEETPTFTQQAATEGVAKMPLAVLLRDHWADVLRVVAAALVASVSTIFTVWALSYATSDSVGMDRTSMLWVGALANLVALGAIPLWATLSDRIGRRPVFLIGAAGSGVLMVAYLWAISTGSYPLVMVLGIVTFGVVYSAANGVWPSFYGEMFSTRVRLSGMAIGTQIGFAIAGFAVTFAAQIAGPDGDDWASVALFTAALCVPPVIAALTARETHKVPTEHLGERALQESPGREPVSA, from the coding sequence GTGTCCGTCCCCGCAGCGCCCCTCGACGCGCCACCCGGCCAGCCAAAGAAGGCTGCGACGGCCGCCTGGATCGGCAGCGCGCTGGAGTACTACGACTTCTTCATCTACGGCAGCGCGGCGGCGCTGATCTTCCCCGAGGTCTTCTTCGACGAGTCGGACCCGGCCACCGCGACCCTGCTGTCGCTGGCCACGTTCGGTGTCGCGTACGCGGCCAGGCCGGTCGGTGCGCTGTTCCTCGGGCACTTCGGCGACAAGGTCGGCCGCAAGAAGATCATGGTCTTCACGCTGATCCTGATGGGGCTTTCGACGTTCCTCATCGGCTGTCTGCCGACGCGCGACCAGGTCGGCACGCTGGCCCCGGTGCTCCTGGTGATCTGCCGTGTCCTGCAGGGCATCTCGGCCGCCGGCGAGCAGGCCAGCGCGAACTCGATGTCACTGGAACATGCGCCGGCGAACAAACGCGGCTTCTTCACCAGCTTCACGCTCAGCGGCACGCAGGGCGGCCAGCTCCTCGCCACGCTGGTGTTCATCCCGGTCGCCGCGCTCCCCGAGGACCAGCTGCTCTCCTGGGGCTGGCGTGTCCCGTTCTGGATGAGCATCGCGGTCGCCGTCGTCGGCTACGTCATCCGCCGCACCCTCGAAGAGACCCCGACCTTCACCCAGCAGGCCGCCACCGAGGGCGTCGCGAAGATGCCGCTCGCCGTGCTGCTGCGGGACCACTGGGCGGACGTCCTCAGGGTGGTCGCGGCCGCGCTCGTCGCCTCGGTCAGCACGATCTTCACGGTGTGGGCGCTCTCGTACGCGACCAGCGACTCGGTCGGCATGGACCGTACGTCGATGCTGTGGGTGGGCGCGCTCGCCAACCTGGTCGCCCTGGGCGCCATCCCCCTCTGGGCCACCCTGTCCGACCGCATCGGCCGCCGCCCCGTCTTCCTGATCGGCGCCGCGGGCAGTGGCGTGCTGATGGTCGCCTATCTGTGGGCGATCTCCACGGGCTCGTACCCGCTGGTCATGGTCCTCGGCATCGTCACCTTCGGTGTCGTCTACAGCGCCGCGAACGGCGTCTGGCCGTCCTTCTACGGCGAGATGTTCTCCACCCGGGTTCGCCTCTCGGGCATGGCCATCGGCACGCAGATCGGCTTCGCGATCGCCGGTTTCGCGGTGACCTTCGCCGCCCAGATCGCCGGCCCGGACGGCGACGACTGGGCGTCGGTTGCCCTGTTCACCGCCGCGCTGTGCGTCCCGCCGGTGATCGCGGCGCTCACGGCCCGCGAGACACACAAGGTGCCGACGGAACACCTCGGCGAGCGGGCCCTCCAGGAGTCACCGGGCAGGGAGCCGGTGTCGGCCTAA